Proteins encoded in a region of the Methylobacterium radiotolerans JCM 2831 genome:
- the proS gene encoding proline--tRNA ligase, translated as MRLSRYFMPTLRETPKEAEIVSHRLMLRAGLVRQEAAGIYAWLPLGLRVLERVCAVIRREQDRSGAVEILMPTVQSAELWRESGRYDAYGKEMLRLKDRHDREMLYGPTAEEMVTEIFRASVRSYKDLPKNLYQISWKFRDEVRPRFGTMRSREFLMKDAYSFDFDQAGARHAYNRMFVAYLRTFAGLGLKAIPMRADTGPIGGDLSHEFIILAKTGESEVFCDKAYLGFDIPPATVDFDDVAALQGIVDAWTSHYAATEEMHEPAAFAEVPEDSRMAARGIEVGHIFYFGTKYSEPMGAKVAGPDGIERPVHMGSYGIGPSRLVAAIIEASHDEAGIIWPDAVAPFDVALINLKVGDSATEAACAQIQSDLEAAGLSVLYDDRDERPGAKFATADLIGLPWQVIVGPKGLAEGKVELKRRAGGERESLATVDLLARIRRV; from the coding sequence ATGCGTCTCTCCCGCTACTTCATGCCGACCTTGCGCGAGACGCCCAAGGAAGCCGAGATCGTCTCGCACCGGCTGATGCTGCGCGCCGGCCTGGTCCGCCAGGAAGCCGCCGGCATCTACGCCTGGCTGCCGCTGGGCCTGCGGGTGCTGGAGCGCGTCTGCGCGGTGATCCGGCGGGAGCAGGACCGGTCCGGCGCCGTCGAGATCCTGATGCCGACGGTGCAGTCCGCCGAGCTGTGGCGGGAATCCGGCCGCTACGACGCCTACGGCAAGGAGATGCTGCGCCTGAAGGACCGGCACGACCGCGAGATGCTCTACGGCCCCACCGCCGAGGAGATGGTCACCGAGATCTTCCGGGCGAGCGTGCGCTCCTACAAGGACCTGCCCAAGAACCTCTACCAGATCTCGTGGAAGTTCCGCGACGAGGTGCGGCCGCGCTTCGGCACGATGCGCTCCCGCGAGTTCCTGATGAAGGACGCCTACTCGTTCGACTTCGACCAGGCCGGCGCCCGCCACGCCTACAACCGGATGTTCGTGGCGTATCTGCGCACCTTCGCGGGCCTCGGCCTGAAGGCGATCCCGATGCGCGCCGATACCGGCCCGATCGGCGGCGACCTGTCCCACGAGTTCATCATCCTGGCGAAGACCGGCGAGAGCGAGGTCTTCTGCGACAAGGCCTATCTCGGCTTCGACATCCCGCCGGCGACCGTCGATTTCGACGACGTCGCCGCCCTGCAGGGCATCGTCGATGCCTGGACCTCGCACTACGCGGCCACCGAGGAGATGCACGAGCCGGCGGCCTTCGCGGAGGTCCCGGAGGACAGCCGCATGGCCGCCCGCGGCATCGAGGTTGGGCACATCTTCTATTTCGGAACGAAGTATTCCGAGCCGATGGGCGCCAAGGTCGCCGGTCCGGACGGGATCGAGCGGCCGGTCCACATGGGCTCCTACGGCATCGGGCCGAGCCGCCTGGTGGCGGCGATCATCGAGGCCAGCCACGACGAGGCCGGGATCATCTGGCCGGACGCGGTCGCGCCGTTCGACGTCGCGCTGATCAACCTCAAGGTCGGGGATTCCGCGACCGAAGCCGCCTGCGCGCAGATCCAGTCCGATCTCGAGGCCGCCGGCCTGTCGGTGCTCTACGACGACCGCGACGAGCGCCCCGGCGCGAAGTTCGCCACCGCCGACCTGATCGGCCTGCCCTGGCAGGTGATCGTCGGGCCCAAGGGCCTGGCGGAGGGCAAGGTCGAGCTGAAGCGGCGTGCCGGCGGCGAGCGCGAGAGCCTCGCGACCGTCGATCTGCTGGCACGCATCCGGCGCGTCTGA
- a CDS encoding DUF1467 family protein, which produces MMTTLARSTPMTLAVIGAMIAAFVAAAVGLFKLTVGGAIALYFVVWWTLLFAVLPLRNQPETRPSHVVPGQDPGAPAAPRLREKAIWTTLVAGAAFLIALAVFPLTGL; this is translated from the coding sequence ATGATGACCACGCTCGCCCGCTCGACGCCGATGACGCTGGCCGTCATCGGCGCGATGATCGCCGCCTTCGTGGCGGCGGCGGTGGGCCTGTTCAAGCTGACGGTGGGCGGCGCGATCGCCCTCTACTTCGTGGTCTGGTGGACGCTGCTCTTCGCGGTCCTGCCCCTGCGGAATCAGCCGGAGACGCGGCCCAGCCACGTGGTGCCGGGCCAGGATCCCGGCGCGCCGGCGGCGCCGCGGCTGCGCGAGAAGGCCATCTGGACGACGCTGGTCGCGGGGGCCGCCTTCCTGATCGCCTTGGCGGTGTTCCCGCTGACCGGGCTGTAG
- the mce gene encoding methylmalonyl-CoA epimerase, translating to MIGRLNHVAIAVQDLDAACAVYRDTLGAKITAPLPQPEHGVTVVFVELPNSKIELMAPLGEGSPIESFVARNPGGGIHHVCYEVDDILAARDKLKAQGARVLGTGEPRIGAHGKPVLFLHPKDFLGTLVELEQV from the coding sequence ATGATCGGCCGTCTCAACCACGTGGCCATCGCCGTGCAGGATCTCGACGCCGCCTGCGCGGTCTATCGCGACACGCTGGGTGCGAAGATCACCGCGCCCCTGCCGCAGCCCGAGCACGGCGTCACCGTCGTGTTCGTCGAGCTGCCGAACAGCAAGATCGAGCTGATGGCCCCCCTGGGCGAGGGCTCGCCGATCGAGTCCTTCGTGGCCCGCAACCCGGGCGGCGGCATCCATCACGTCTGCTACGAGGTCGACGACATCCTGGCCGCCCGCGACAAGCTCAAGGCGCAGGGCGCCCGGGTGCTCGGCACCGGCGAGCCGCGGATCGGCGCCCACGGCAAGCCGGTCCTGTTCCTGCATCCCAAGGACTTCCTGGGCACCCTGGTCGAGCTGGAGCAGGTGTGA
- a CDS encoding ribonuclease J: MVKGQEELVFLPLGGVGEIGMNAALYGFGPEKGRKWIMVDCGMGFAGEEQMPGVDLMFPDLSFIEERRKDLLGIFITHAHEDHIGAISELWPRLKAPVYATRFAKNLLETRRLSEPGAPKVELREVKPGRRVTVGPFELEYVPVSHSIPESNAIAIRTAAGLVLHTGDWKIDPTPVAGSVTSPEAFTALGDEGVLAIVCDSTNVVREGFSPSEKTVAETLKTLIADAPHRVAVTTFASNVARIRAVAEAAAACGREVIAVGRAMDRVIDVARECGYLDGLPEFRRSDSWKSLPRERVVALLTGSQGEPRAALARVSRRDHPDISLTAGDQVIFSSRAIPGNERDVGSIINDLIEQGVEVITDRTDLVHVSGHPRRDEMVEMYRWTRPGTAIPVHGEALHLDEHARFARAQGVQNVVKARNGSLIRLSPGKPEVIDHVKAGRLFKDGDVLIDEKDRAIPERRKLMQAGLVSVAIAIDEDGVVLGEPAVDIIGLPNRGRSGEPLIETVVDAVSRTLSGMSRGKLKDSESVEKTVDRAVRTAVNEVWGKKPACHVQVVEV, encoded by the coding sequence ATGGTTAAAGGACAGGAGGAGCTGGTCTTCCTGCCGCTCGGCGGCGTGGGCGAGATCGGGATGAACGCGGCGCTCTACGGGTTCGGCCCGGAGAAGGGCCGGAAGTGGATCATGGTCGATTGCGGCATGGGCTTCGCCGGCGAGGAGCAGATGCCCGGCGTCGACCTGATGTTCCCCGACCTCTCCTTCATCGAGGAGCGGCGCAAGGATCTGCTGGGGATCTTCATCACCCACGCGCACGAGGACCATATCGGGGCGATCTCGGAACTGTGGCCCCGGCTCAAGGCGCCGGTCTACGCGACCCGCTTCGCCAAGAACCTGCTGGAGACCCGGCGCCTCTCCGAGCCCGGCGCCCCGAAGGTCGAGCTGCGGGAGGTGAAGCCCGGCCGGCGCGTGACCGTCGGCCCGTTCGAGCTCGAGTACGTGCCGGTCTCGCACTCCATCCCGGAATCGAACGCCATCGCCATCCGCACGGCGGCCGGTCTCGTCCTCCACACCGGCGACTGGAAGATCGACCCGACCCCGGTGGCCGGCTCCGTGACGTCGCCGGAGGCGTTCACGGCGCTCGGGGACGAGGGCGTTCTCGCGATCGTGTGCGACTCGACCAACGTCGTGCGCGAGGGCTTCTCGCCGAGCGAGAAGACCGTCGCCGAGACCCTGAAGACGCTGATCGCGGACGCGCCGCACCGGGTCGCGGTGACGACCTTCGCGTCGAACGTGGCCCGCATCCGCGCGGTCGCCGAGGCCGCCGCCGCCTGCGGGCGCGAGGTCATCGCGGTCGGGCGCGCCATGGACCGGGTGATCGACGTCGCCCGCGAGTGCGGCTACCTCGACGGCCTGCCCGAGTTCCGCCGCTCGGATTCGTGGAAGAGCCTGCCCCGGGAGCGCGTCGTCGCCCTGCTCACCGGCTCCCAGGGCGAGCCGCGGGCGGCGCTCGCCCGCGTCTCCCGCCGCGACCACCCGGATATCAGCCTCACCGCCGGCGACCAGGTGATCTTCTCCTCGCGCGCCATCCCGGGCAACGAGCGCGATGTCGGATCGATCATCAACGACCTGATCGAGCAGGGCGTCGAGGTGATCACCGACCGCACCGACCTCGTCCACGTCTCCGGCCACCCGCGCCGGGACGAGATGGTCGAGATGTACCGGTGGACCCGCCCGGGCACCGCGATCCCGGTCCACGGCGAGGCCCTGCACCTCGACGAGCATGCCCGCTTCGCCCGGGCGCAGGGCGTGCAGAACGTGGTCAAGGCCCGCAACGGCAGCCTGATCCGCCTGAGCCCCGGCAAGCCCGAGGTGATCGACCACGTGAAGGCCGGCCGCCTGTTCAAGGACGGCGACGTCCTGATCGACGAGAAGGACCGGGCGATCCCGGAGCGGCGCAAGCTGATGCAGGCCGGCCTGGTCTCGGTGGCGATCGCCATCGACGAGGACGGCGTCGTGCTCGGCGAGCCGGCCGTGGACATCATCGGCCTGCCGAACCGCGGCCGGTCCGGGGAGCCGCTGATCGAGACCGTGGTGGACGCGGTCTCCCGCACCCTCTCGGGGATGTCGCGGGGCAAGCTGAAGGACTCGGAGAGCGTCGAGAAGACGGTCGACCGGGCCGTGCGCACCGCGGTCAACGAGGTGTGGGGCAAGAAGCCGGCCTGCCACGTGCAGGTGGTGGAGGTGTGA
- a CDS encoding biotin--[acetyl-CoA-carboxylase] ligase — MSYRLGPSARAEGHRLHVHDTLGSTNTEAMARARAGETGPLWVVTHRQETGRGRRGNSWASLPGNLAASVLWPVAGVAPDHLAELGFVAGLALIEALEAACGTLPDTGSGAGARSFRLKWPNDVLLGGAKLAGLLLEAETLPGGRRAAVIGFGVNVAAAPDGLEAASLAAAGYARDAEALLEHLSDRMAARARAWDRGRNFADLRAAWLARAAGLGSEIAVHSGGHTLRGVFETIDEGGRLVILAPDGNRHTVTAGEVHFGSAATAA; from the coding sequence TTGAGCTACCGACTCGGGCCCTCGGCGCGCGCCGAGGGCCACCGCCTGCACGTCCACGACACCCTCGGCTCCACCAACACGGAGGCCATGGCGCGCGCGCGCGCGGGCGAGACCGGCCCGCTCTGGGTCGTGACGCACCGCCAGGAGACGGGCCGCGGCCGGCGCGGCAACAGCTGGGCCTCGCTTCCCGGGAACCTCGCGGCCAGCGTGCTCTGGCCCGTTGCCGGGGTCGCGCCGGACCACCTCGCCGAACTCGGCTTCGTGGCCGGCCTCGCCCTGATCGAGGCGCTGGAGGCGGCCTGCGGCACCCTGCCGGATACCGGATCCGGCGCCGGGGCCCGATCTTTCCGGCTGAAATGGCCGAACGACGTTCTGCTCGGCGGGGCGAAGCTCGCGGGTCTTCTCCTGGAGGCGGAGACGCTGCCCGGCGGCCGGCGCGCCGCCGTCATCGGCTTCGGCGTGAACGTCGCGGCCGCGCCGGACGGCCTGGAGGCCGCGAGCTTGGCGGCGGCGGGTTACGCGCGCGACGCCGAGGCGCTACTGGAACATCTCTCGGACCGGATGGCCGCGCGGGCGCGCGCCTGGGACCGAGGACGGAATTTCGCTGACCTGCGCGCGGCCTGGCTCGCGCGGGCCGCGGGTCTCGGATCGGAGATCGCGGTGCACAGCGGCGGGCACACCCTGCGGGGCGTGTTCGAGACGATCGACGAGGGGGGGCGGCTCGTGATCCTCGCCCCCGATGGGAACCGGCATACCGTGACGGCGGGCGAGGTGCATTTCGGATCGGCCGCGACGGCGGCCTGA
- the nuoN gene encoding NADH-quinone oxidoreductase subunit NuoN, with product MTTVHSVLPSLAPLLPELILGVGVMVLILYGAWRGDRSAETVSVGALVLLLVALSVVISQPVHGRVTTLSGAFVSDAFSKVMKSLVLLGSSATILLAHDFFKRERIDRFEFPVLIVLCTIGMMVMVSANDLIALYLGLELQSLAAYVIAAFHRDDVKSTEAGLKYFVLGALSSGMLLYGASLVYGFTGTVSFPGIVSALNENAGFGIVLGIVFLAAGVCFKLAAVPFHMWTPDVYEGSPTPVTAFFASAPKMAAVAMTVRVFIGAMPDVTAIWQQIFIFVSVVSMALGSFAAIGQTSIKRLMAYSSIANIGYALIGLACGSEEGISGLVTYMIIYLAMTLGTFAIILSLRRRDVMFEKIEDLSGLSRTHPWLAFCLAAMMFSLAGIPPLAGFFAKFYVFAAAIKAGLVTLAVIGVVTSVVGAYYYLRVVRIMYFDEPKEPYEAMAPGLRVVLALSSVVVVLFFLLPGPLVGAAGRAAKSLF from the coding sequence ATGACAACCGTCCACTCCGTCCTGCCGTCGCTGGCGCCGCTCCTGCCCGAGCTGATCCTCGGCGTCGGCGTCATGGTCCTGATCCTCTACGGCGCCTGGCGCGGCGACCGCTCCGCCGAGACCGTCAGCGTCGGCGCCCTGGTCCTGCTCCTCGTCGCCCTGTCGGTGGTGATCTCCCAGCCGGTCCACGGCCGGGTGACGACCCTGTCGGGGGCGTTCGTGTCGGACGCCTTCTCCAAGGTGATGAAGTCGCTGGTGCTGCTCGGCTCGTCGGCGACGATCCTGCTGGCGCACGACTTCTTCAAGCGCGAGCGCATCGACCGGTTCGAGTTCCCGGTGCTGATCGTGCTCTGCACCATCGGCATGATGGTCATGGTCTCGGCCAACGACCTGATCGCGCTCTATCTCGGTCTGGAGTTGCAGTCGCTCGCCGCCTACGTGATCGCCGCCTTCCACCGGGACGACGTGAAGTCCACCGAGGCCGGCCTCAAGTACTTCGTGCTCGGCGCGCTCTCCTCCGGCATGCTGCTCTACGGCGCCTCGCTGGTCTACGGCTTCACCGGCACCGTGTCGTTCCCCGGCATCGTCTCCGCGCTGAACGAGAATGCCGGCTTCGGCATCGTGCTCGGCATCGTGTTCCTGGCGGCCGGCGTCTGCTTCAAGCTGGCGGCCGTGCCGTTCCACATGTGGACGCCCGACGTCTACGAGGGCTCGCCGACGCCGGTGACGGCCTTCTTCGCCTCGGCGCCCAAGATGGCCGCCGTGGCGATGACGGTCCGCGTCTTTATCGGCGCCATGCCGGACGTGACGGCGATCTGGCAGCAGATCTTCATCTTCGTCTCGGTGGTGTCGATGGCGCTCGGCTCCTTCGCGGCGATCGGCCAGACCTCGATCAAGCGCCTGATGGCCTACTCGTCGATCGCCAATATCGGCTACGCGCTGATCGGGCTCGCCTGCGGCTCGGAGGAGGGGATCAGCGGGCTCGTCACCTACATGATCATCTACCTCGCGATGACCCTCGGCACCTTCGCGATCATCCTGTCGCTCCGGCGCCGGGACGTGATGTTCGAGAAGATCGAGGACCTGTCGGGCCTGTCGCGCACGCATCCGTGGCTGGCCTTCTGCCTCGCCGCGATGATGTTCTCGCTGGCCGGCATCCCGCCGCTCGCCGGGTTCTTCGCGAAGTTCTACGTCTTCGCCGCCGCCATCAAGGCGGGCCTCGTGACGCTGGCGGTGATCGGCGTCGTGACCAGCGTGGTCGGCGCCTACTACTACCTGCGCGTCGTGCGGATCATGTACTTCGACGAGCCGAAGGAGCCCTACGAGGCGATGGCGCCGGGCCTGCGCGTGGTGCTCGCCCTGTCGAGCGTCGTGGTGGTGCTGTTCTTCCTGCTGCCCGGCCCGCTGGTCGGCGCCGCCGGCCGGGCCGCCAAGTCGCTGTTCTAG
- a CDS encoding NADH-quinone oxidoreductase subunit M, whose amino-acid sequence MLGLGILSGLLIVPLCGAAFILTLNGDEESVARNSRWAALATTVVTFLLSLVAWSRYDAASSSFQLVESHAWLTETIRFKLGVDGFSMPLILLTTFLMPFCIGASWHSIHFRVKEYFVAFLVLETTMIGVFASLDLLLFYLFFEAGLIPMFLIIGIWGGQRRIYASFKFFLYTLLGSVLMLLAVMAMYWQAGTTDIPTLLQYRFPVQMQTWLWLAFFASFAVKMPMWPVHTWLPDAHVEAPTAGSVILAGILLKMGGYGFIRISLPMLPVASQEFAPFVFALSVIAIIFTSLTAMMQTDIKKLIAYSSVAHMGFVTLGLFTLNEQGIQGALFLMISHGIVSGALFLCVGVVYDRMHTREIAAYGGLVKRMPLYAVAMLIFTMANVGLPGTSGFVGEFLAMLGAFKANPNVAFFSTFGIILSAAYALWLYARVIYGKLEKPNLQGILDLDTREKIILAPLVVLTIYYGVHPAPVLDVFAPSTDALMASIKTALSNTQTAAAALPIPR is encoded by the coding sequence ATGCTCGGCCTCGGCATCCTCTCCGGCCTGCTGATCGTGCCGCTCTGCGGCGCGGCCTTCATCCTGACGCTGAACGGCGACGAGGAATCGGTCGCGCGCAACAGCCGCTGGGCCGCGCTCGCCACCACGGTGGTCACCTTCCTGCTCTCCCTGGTGGCCTGGAGCCGCTACGACGCCGCCTCGTCGAGCTTCCAGCTGGTGGAGAGCCACGCCTGGCTCACCGAGACGATCCGGTTCAAGCTCGGCGTCGACGGCTTCTCGATGCCGCTGATCCTGCTGACCACGTTCCTGATGCCGTTCTGCATCGGCGCCTCGTGGCACTCGATCCACTTCCGGGTGAAGGAGTACTTCGTCGCCTTCCTCGTCCTCGAGACGACGATGATCGGCGTGTTCGCCTCCCTCGACCTGCTGCTGTTCTACCTGTTCTTCGAGGCCGGCCTGATCCCGATGTTCCTGATCATCGGCATCTGGGGCGGGCAGCGCCGGATCTACGCGAGCTTCAAGTTCTTCCTCTACACCCTGCTCGGCTCGGTGCTGATGCTGCTCGCCGTGATGGCGATGTACTGGCAGGCCGGAACCACCGACATCCCGACCCTGCTGCAGTACCGCTTCCCGGTGCAGATGCAGACCTGGCTGTGGCTCGCCTTCTTCGCCTCGTTCGCGGTGAAGATGCCGATGTGGCCGGTCCACACCTGGCTGCCCGACGCCCACGTGGAGGCCCCCACCGCTGGCTCGGTGATCCTGGCCGGCATCCTCCTGAAGATGGGCGGCTACGGCTTCATCCGGATCTCGCTGCCGATGCTGCCGGTGGCGAGCCAGGAGTTCGCGCCCTTCGTCTTCGCCCTCTCGGTGATCGCGATCATCTTCACCTCGCTCACCGCGATGATGCAGACCGACATCAAGAAGCTGATCGCCTACTCGTCGGTGGCCCATATGGGCTTCGTGACGCTCGGCCTGTTCACCTTGAACGAGCAGGGCATCCAGGGCGCGCTGTTCCTGATGATCTCCCACGGCATCGTGTCGGGGGCGCTCTTCCTCTGCGTCGGCGTCGTCTACGACCGGATGCACACCCGCGAGATCGCCGCCTATGGCGGCCTCGTGAAGCGGATGCCGCTCTACGCCGTGGCCATGCTGATCTTCACCATGGCCAATGTCGGCCTCCCCGGCACCTCCGGCTTCGTCGGCGAGTTCCTGGCGATGCTCGGCGCCTTCAAGGCGAACCCGAACGTCGCGTTCTTCTCGACCTTCGGCATCATCCTGTCGGCGGCCTACGCCCTGTGGCTCTACGCCCGGGTGATCTACGGCAAGCTGGAGAAGCCGAACCTCCAGGGCATCCTGGATCTCGACACCCGTGAAAAGATCATCCTGGCGCCGCTGGTGGTGCTGACGATCTACTACGGCGTGCATCCGGCCCCGGTGCTCGACGTGTTCGCGCCCTCGACCGACGCGCTCATGGCGAGCATCAAGACCGCGCTCTCGAACACCCAGACGGCCGCCGCGGCGCTGCCGATCCCGCGCTGA
- the nuoL gene encoding NADH-quinone oxidoreductase subunit L: MYHAIVFFPLIGFLIAGLFGRYIGARACEYITTAFLAFTALIAWGVFLDGGHAERVQVASWFSAGDLQVDWAFKVDTLTRVMLVVVTTVSTLVHLYSVGYMEEDPHRPRFFAYLSLFTFAMLMLVTADNLVQMFFGWEGVGLASYLLIGFWYEKPSANAAAMKAFIVNRVGDFGFSLGIFLTFVLTGSVAFDAIFGKVDAIKTLTFHFLGYDWNALTLACLLLFMGAMGKSAQFLLHTWLPDAMEGPTPVSALIHAATMVTAGVFMVARLSPLFEEAPNALIVVTVIGGITAFFAATIGLVQNDIKRVIAYSTCSQLGYMFVALGVGAYSAGVFHLFTHAFFKALLFLGAGSVIHAMHHEQDMRNMGGLRRYIPYTSAMMAIGSLALIGFPYTAGYYSKDAIIEAAYASTRPGHTLAFLCVVVAAFFTSFYSWRLFFMTFEGPARWGAHAAHGHHDAPAVAHSTMAHEADGAPGHTEGVAHDDKGHDVEPAHRSDLVADDHHGHGHHGDHTPHESPLVMTIPLAILAFGALFAGIIFHNRFIGEGMDAFWGHALAHGPNNHIMHEIHEVPALVSYSPLVMLILGFVLAYWMYIRRPELPGQLAAQQPSLYRFLLNKWYFDEIYDRIFVRPAKDFGLFLWKEGDGRIIDGLGPNGIAARVVDVTRGVVRLQTGYLYHYAFVMLIGVAGLISWYLMSGLPKGAH, from the coding sequence ATGTATCACGCGATCGTCTTCTTCCCGCTCATCGGCTTCCTGATCGCCGGCCTGTTCGGCCGGTACATCGGGGCGCGGGCCTGTGAGTACATCACCACGGCGTTCCTGGCCTTCACGGCGCTGATCGCCTGGGGCGTGTTTCTCGACGGCGGCCACGCCGAGCGGGTGCAGGTTGCGTCCTGGTTCTCGGCCGGCGACCTGCAGGTCGACTGGGCCTTCAAGGTCGACACCCTGACGCGGGTGATGCTGGTCGTCGTGACCACCGTCTCGACCCTCGTGCACCTCTACTCCGTGGGCTACATGGAGGAGGACCCGCACCGGCCGCGCTTCTTCGCCTACCTGTCGCTGTTCACCTTCGCCATGCTGATGCTGGTGACGGCCGACAACCTCGTGCAGATGTTCTTCGGCTGGGAGGGCGTGGGCCTCGCCTCCTACCTGCTGATCGGGTTCTGGTACGAGAAGCCCTCGGCCAACGCCGCCGCCATGAAGGCGTTCATCGTCAACCGCGTGGGCGATTTCGGCTTCTCCCTCGGCATCTTCCTGACCTTCGTGCTCACCGGCTCGGTGGCCTTCGACGCGATCTTCGGCAAGGTCGACGCGATCAAGACGCTCACCTTCCACTTCCTCGGCTACGACTGGAACGCGCTGACCCTCGCCTGCCTGCTGCTGTTCATGGGCGCCATGGGCAAGTCGGCGCAGTTCCTGCTGCACACGTGGCTCCCGGACGCGATGGAGGGCCCGACACCGGTCTCGGCGCTGATCCACGCCGCCACCATGGTGACCGCGGGCGTGTTCATGGTCGCGCGCCTCTCGCCGCTCTTCGAGGAGGCGCCGAACGCGCTCATCGTCGTGACGGTGATCGGCGGCATCACGGCGTTCTTCGCGGCCACGATCGGGCTGGTGCAGAACGACATCAAGCGGGTGATCGCCTACTCGACCTGCTCGCAGCTCGGCTACATGTTCGTGGCGCTCGGCGTCGGCGCCTACTCGGCCGGCGTGTTCCACCTCTTCACCCACGCCTTCTTCAAGGCGCTGCTGTTCCTCGGGGCCGGCTCGGTCATCCACGCGATGCACCACGAGCAGGACATGCGGAACATGGGCGGCCTGCGCCGCTACATCCCCTACACCAGCGCCATGATGGCGATCGGCTCCCTGGCGCTGATCGGCTTCCCCTACACGGCCGGCTACTACTCGAAGGACGCGATCATCGAGGCCGCCTACGCGTCGACCCGGCCGGGCCACACCCTCGCCTTCCTGTGCGTCGTGGTGGCGGCGTTCTTCACCTCGTTCTACTCGTGGCGCCTGTTCTTCATGACCTTCGAGGGTCCGGCGCGCTGGGGCGCGCACGCGGCCCACGGTCACCACGACGCCCCAGCGGTCGCGCACTCCACCATGGCGCACGAGGCCGACGGCGCGCCGGGCCACACCGAGGGCGTCGCCCACGACGACAAGGGCCACGACGTCGAGCCGGCGCACAGGAGCGACCTCGTCGCCGACGACCATCACGGCCACGGCCACCACGGCGACCACACGCCCCACGAGAGCCCGCTGGTGATGACGATCCCGCTGGCGATCCTCGCCTTCGGCGCGCTGTTCGCCGGGATCATCTTCCACAACCGCTTCATCGGCGAGGGGATGGACGCGTTCTGGGGCCACGCCCTGGCGCACGGGCCGAACAACCACATCATGCACGAGATCCACGAGGTCCCGGCTCTGGTCTCCTACTCGCCGCTCGTCATGCTGATCCTCGGCTTCGTCCTGGCCTACTGGATGTACATCCGCCGGCCGGAGCTTCCGGGCCAGCTCGCCGCGCAGCAGCCGTCGCTGTACCGGTTCCTGCTCAACAAGTGGTACTTCGACGAGATCTACGACCGGATCTTCGTCCGCCCGGCCAAGGATTTCGGCCTGTTCCTCTGGAAGGAGGGCGACGGCCGGATCATCGACGGCCTCGGCCCCAACGGCATCGCGGCGCGCGTCGTGGACGTGACCCGCGGGGTCGTCCGGCTCCAGACCGGCTACCTGTACCATTACGCCTTCGTGATGCTCATCGGCGTCGCCGGCCTGATCAGCTGGTACCTGATGTCCGGCCTGCCCAAGGGTGCTCACTGA
- the nuoK gene encoding NADH-quinone oxidoreductase subunit NuoK: MIGLSHYLTVAAILFTLGVLGIFINRKNIIVILMSVELILLSVNINLVAFSTQLNDITGQVFALFVLTVAAAESAIGLAILVVFFRNRGSIAVEDVSMMKG; the protein is encoded by the coding sequence ATGATCGGCCTGAGCCACTACCTCACCGTCGCGGCGATCCTGTTCACGCTCGGCGTGCTCGGCATCTTCATCAACCGCAAGAACATCATCGTCATCCTGATGTCGGTCGAGCTGATCCTGCTCTCGGTCAACATCAACCTCGTCGCCTTCTCGACGCAGCTGAACGACATCACCGGACAGGTCTTCGCCCTGTTCGTGCTGACCGTCGCGGCCGCCGAATCGGCGATCGGCCTCGCCATCCTGGTGGTGTTCTTCCGCAACCGCGGCTCGATCGCGGTGGAAGACGTCAGCATGATGAAGGGCTAG
- a CDS encoding NADH-quinone oxidoreductase subunit J — MTAAAAFFYLFASITVASGFMVIASRNPVASVLFLILAFVNAAGLFVLMGAEFLAMILVVVYVGAVAVLFLFVVMMLDVDFAELRQGFQQYLPIGALIGAIFLVELLLVVGSWSIDPGLVQAPLGNVAAAENLTNAQALGRVIYTDYAYFFQLAGLILLVAMIGAIVLTLRDRPGVKRQSIAVQNARTQAMAVETRKVPSRQGVEV, encoded by the coding sequence ATGACCGCAGCAGCCGCCTTCTTCTATCTGTTCGCGAGCATCACGGTCGCGTCGGGCTTCATGGTGATCGCCTCGCGCAATCCCGTCGCCTCGGTGCTGTTCCTGATCCTCGCCTTCGTGAACGCCGCCGGACTGTTCGTCCTGATGGGCGCCGAGTTCCTCGCGATGATCCTCGTGGTCGTCTACGTCGGCGCGGTCGCGGTCCTGTTCCTGTTCGTCGTGATGATGCTCGACGTCGATTTCGCCGAGCTGCGCCAGGGCTTCCAGCAATACTTACCGATTGGCGCCCTGATCGGCGCGATCTTCCTGGTCGAGTTGCTGCTGGTCGTCGGCTCGTGGAGCATCGACCCGGGCCTCGTCCAGGCCCCGCTCGGCAACGTCGCGGCCGCCGAGAACCTCACCAACGCCCAGGCGCTCGGCCGGGTGATCTACACGGACTACGCCTACTTCTTCCAGCTCGCCGGCCTGATCCTGCTGGTCGCCATGATCGGCGCGATCGTGCTGACGCTGCGCGACCGGCCGGGTGTCAAGCGCCAGAGCATCGCGGTCCAGAACGCCCGCACCCAGGCAATGGCGGTGGAGACCCGAAAGGTCCCGTCGCGCCAGGGTGTCGAGGTCTGA